In a single window of the Heliangelus exortis chromosome 1, bHelExo1.hap1, whole genome shotgun sequence genome:
- the SYAP1 gene encoding synapse-associated protein 1: MLRGLGSWLGLERAGEEKLLSAEERSRSVEEEEEEEAAAACEEPAVQSEEQVDSEALLSQAKGLGSYLFNFATAATKKISESVAETAHTIKKSVEEGKIDSIIDKTIIGDFQKEQKKFVQEQQTKKSEAAVPPWVDSNEEETIQQQILALSADKRNFLRDPPAGVQFNFDFDQMYPVAMVMLQEDELLNRMRFDLVPKHVKEEVFWRNYFYRVSLIKQSAQLTALAAQQQAVGKEENKDREEDSELKETVRPKTPPVTIKPQIKSQEDEEEISTSPGVSEFVSDAFDACNLNQEDLRKEMEQLVLDKKGEETSVVEEETADWEKELQQELQEYEVVTESEKRDENWDKEIEEMLQEDN, from the exons ATGTTGCGCGGCTTGGGCagctggctggggctggagcgGGCAGGCGAAGAGAAGCTGCTGTCCGCCGAGGAGAGGAGCAGGTCcgtggaggaggaagaggaggaggaggcggcggcagCCTGCGAGGAGCCGGCCGTGCAGAGCGAGGAGCAAGTGGACTCGGAGGCCCTCCTCAGCCAAGCCAAGGGACTCGGCA GTTACCTCTTCAATTTTGCCACTGCTGCTACAAAAAAGATATCTGAATCTGTTGCTGAAACAGCACATACAATAAAGAAGTCTGTGGAAGAAGGAAAGATCGACAGTATCATTGACAAG acaaTTATTGGAGATTttcagaaggaacagaaaaaatttGTCCAagagcagcaaacaaaaaaatcag aagcagcagtgcctCCCTGGGTAGACAGCAATGAAGAAGAGACAATTCAACAACAAATACTGGCCTTATCAGCA GATAAACGAAATTTTCTGCGGGATCCTCCAGCAGGTGTGCAGTTTAATTTTGACTTTGATCAGATGTACCCTGTTGCAATGGTGATGTTACAAGAAGATGAACTACTCAATAGGATGAGGTTTGATCTCGTTCCCAAACA CGTAAAGGAGGAGGTGTTctggagaaattatttctacagGGTGTCCCTAATTAAACAGTCTGCACAACTCACTGCACTTGCAGCTCAACAACAAGCAGtaggaaaagaagagaacaaAGACAGAGAAGAAGATAGTGAACTGAAAG aAACAGTACGGCCCAAAACACCACCTGTTACAATAAAGCCACAAATAAAATCTCAAGAG GACGAAGAAGAGATTTCCACAAGTCCAGGTGTATCAGAATTTGTGAGTGATGCTTTTGATGCCTGTAATCTGAATCAGGAAGACctaagaaaagaaatggaacaaCTGGTGCTAgacaaaaaaggagaagagactTCTGTAGTAGAAG AAGAAACTGCTGATTGGGAAAAAGAATTACAACAAGAGCTTCAGGAGTATGAGGTGGTGACAGAATCAGAAAAGCGAGATGAAAACTGGgataaagaaatagaagaaatgcTGCAAGAAGACAATTAA